In Panicum virgatum strain AP13 unplaced genomic scaffold, P.virgatum_v5 scaffold_183, whole genome shotgun sequence, the DNA window CTGCCCATGAGCATCATGGCATAGGTCAAAGGAAAGGAGGAGGCAAGCCCCCCCATCTTCCGCATATCTTGCTCATCCGACATGGCATGAATCACCGAACCCGCACTCAGGAAAAGTAATGCTTTGAAAAACGCGTGATTCATTAAGTGAAAGACGCTAACCGAATAGTTAGAGATGCCGCAAGCAAAGATCATATAGCCTAATTGACTGCAAGTTGAATAAGCTATGACCCTCTTTAGATCGTTCTGTAATATTCCAGTGGTTGCCGCAAGGAATGACGTCATAGCTCCTGCAAAAGTAATAACAATCAAAGCCGTAGGTGAGTATTCAAATAAAGGGGAGCACCTTGCTATCATGAAAACGCCAGCAGTGACCATAGTAGCTGCATGAATCAAAGCAGATACTGGAGTGGGACCCTCCATTGCATCGGGTAACCAAGTATGCAATCCTATCTGTGCAGATTTCCCAACTGCACCAATAAAAAGTAAAATACAAATCAGAGTTATGGCATTCAATCTCATATTGCAAAAAATCCATTCATTTCTGGGAGCACTAGCACAAGCAAAAATGGTTGAAAAGTCTACTGTTTGAAAGAGAGTAAAACAACCAAAAATCCCAAGAGCTAATCCAAAATCACCTACTCGATTGACAAGCATAGCTTTTATAGCTGCTTTATCCGCCTGAAGTCGTGTAAACCAGAAATGAATTAACAAATATGAAGCAAGACCTACTCCCTCCCATCCCAGGAATAATTGAAGAAAGTTATCTCCAGTCACCAACATTAGcataaaaaaagtaaaaatgGATAAATAACACATAAATCGAGGGCTATGCGGATCCTCAGACATATATGAAATGGAATAAAGATGGACCAAGCTACTTATGAATGTAACCACAATTAACATCACTACGGTCAGGCTATCGAACACGGAGTCAAAAGTGAATTACGAGTCAGACCAATCTGCGAATCGAGCGAGCTCCCCTTGCAATGATGTGGTGGTGAACCTCTCATTCGTCTTCAGTGCTCTCCGAACCGTGCGGGAAGGTTTCCCATCACACGGCTCACCAACTTGATCTTCTGCGGGAACCTTATGCTTATGTAAGAACAGGCCTGGCAAAAGAAGTACGGTCTCGCTTTCCTTTGCCACTCAAGTGTACGGCATCTGCCGTGCTTAGGCCCCTTCTTCCCTTCCCTAACCCAAAAATGAGTCCACCGCCTGCCTGGCACTGTATGGGTATAGGTATGGCGTGCAGGCCAGACCCCCTTGGATTTTAGGTGATTAACTACCGAAGCGAAGAAAAGGCTGGATCAAGAAAAGGGGGGTACTACGAGCCCTCTGCCCCACGCATCTAACCAGCTCGCGTGGTTCACCGGTTCCACCGACGTCACCCTTAGATAGAGTTATTCAGTCGATACAGAGATGCGCTTAAAGTGGGGGGTGTGCTGTCCCTATTGGGCTGGGCCCTTCCCCATAAGGCCCCACCGTCGGGGCATAAGCGCCCTCTTGCTACACATATGCAAGGCGCCGTCTTAGCCTTGCCTTCCCAGGATCGCTCCCACACCTGTCACGTTCGTG includes these proteins:
- the LOC120693825 gene encoding NADH-ubiquinone oxidoreductase chain 5 isoform X2, with the protein product MLIVVTFISSLVHLYSISYMSEDPHSPRFMCYLSIFTFFMLMLVTGDNFLQLFLGWEGVGLASYLLIHFWFTRLQADKAAIKAMLVNRVGDFGLALGIFGCFTLFQTVDFSTIFACASAPRNEWIFCNMRLNAITLICILLFIGAVGKSAQIGLHTWLPDAMEGPTPVSALIHAATMVTAGVFMIARCSPLFEYSPTALIVITFAGAMTSFLAATTGILQNDLKRVIAYSTCSQLGYMIFACGISNYSVSVFHLMNHAFFKALLFLSAGSVIHAMSDEQDMRKMGGLASSFPLTYAMMLMGSLSLIGFPFLTGFYSKDVILELAYTKYTISGNFAFWLGSVSVLFTSYYSFRLLFLTFLVPTNSFGRDRLRCHDAPIPMAIPLILLALGSLFVGYLAKV
- the LOC120693825 gene encoding NADH-ubiquinone oxidoreductase chain 5 isoform X1, with amino-acid sequence MYLLIVFLPLLGSSVAGFFGRFLGSEGTAIMTTTCVSFSSILSLIAFYEVALGASACYLRIAPWISSEMFDASWGFLFDSLTVVMLIVVTFISSLVHLYSISYMSEDPHSPRFMCYLSIFTFFMLMLVTGDNFLQLFLGWEGVGLASYLLIHFWFTRLQADKAAIKAMLVNRVGDFGLALGIFGCFTLFQTVDFSTIFACASAPRNEWIFCNMRLNAITLICILLFIGAVGKSAQIGLHTWLPDAMEGPTPVSALIHAATMVTAGVFMIARCSPLFEYSPTALIVITFAGAMTSFLAATTGILQNDLKRVIAYSTCSQLGYMIFACGISNYSVSVFHLMNHAFFKALLFLSAGSVIHAMSDEQDMRKMGGLASSFPLTYAMMLMGSLSLIGFPFLTGFYSKDVILELAYTKYTISGNFAFWLGSVSVLFTSYYSFRLLFLTFLVPTNSFGRDRLRCHDAPIPMAIPLILLALGSLFVGYLAKV